The Alteromonas stellipolaris genome includes a region encoding these proteins:
- the truD gene encoding tRNA pseudouridine(13) synthase TruD has protein sequence MKPLHTQHWNYYYSKPVSTGLFKFQADDFQVVEDLGYEPCGEGEHQFVFVEKINTNTAFVAEQLARYTKLPLRQVTYAGRKDKYALTRQWFGLHAPGQADFDFSDFELEGVRVIKQTRHNRKLRTGQLKGNAFTITLRQVVHPEAIEERLQEIAKHGVPNYYGEQRFGVMRVNEQGEVQRGGNLAMAERMINGETIRHRNKRSMALSALRSWLFNEVISIRLENKTFDKVLTGDALVLTGSNSFFIDDDKQQDSQQRYEDKDVCPSAPLWGKGDLVTTSEANATEEQVASSHPEVIDFLGQCGFEQERRAIKIWPSQLEWQSKGDTLTLSFSLPSGCFATSVLRECVETVSPIHSI, from the coding sequence ATGAAACCATTACATACCCAACACTGGAATTATTATTACAGTAAACCCGTATCAACCGGCTTATTTAAGTTTCAAGCCGACGACTTTCAAGTCGTTGAGGACTTAGGCTACGAGCCCTGCGGTGAAGGCGAGCACCAGTTTGTTTTTGTTGAAAAAATTAATACCAATACTGCATTTGTTGCAGAGCAACTTGCTCGCTACACCAAACTGCCACTTCGCCAAGTGACGTATGCAGGTAGGAAAGACAAATATGCCCTCACCCGTCAGTGGTTCGGTTTACATGCACCAGGACAAGCTGATTTCGACTTCAGCGATTTTGAGCTTGAGGGGGTGCGGGTCATTAAGCAAACTCGCCACAATAGAAAGCTTCGTACCGGTCAATTAAAAGGAAATGCCTTCACCATTACACTGCGTCAAGTTGTGCATCCAGAAGCCATTGAAGAACGCCTTCAGGAAATCGCCAAACATGGTGTGCCGAATTATTACGGCGAACAGCGATTTGGCGTCATGCGGGTAAACGAGCAAGGCGAAGTTCAGCGCGGTGGTAACCTTGCCATGGCTGAGCGGATGATAAACGGTGAAACCATTCGCCACCGCAATAAGCGCTCTATGGCACTGTCCGCCCTGCGTAGTTGGTTATTTAATGAGGTCATTTCTATTCGTTTAGAAAACAAGACCTTCGATAAGGTACTTACCGGTGACGCATTGGTATTAACCGGCTCGAACAGCTTCTTTATTGACGATGATAAACAGCAAGATAGCCAGCAACGTTATGAAGATAAAGATGTATGTCCTTCGGCACCGCTGTGGGGCAAGGGAGACTTAGTCACTACGTCAGAGGCAAACGCCACCGAAGAGCAGGTTGCATCAAGTCATCCAGAAGTTATCGACTTTTTAGGCCAATGTGGCTTCGAGCAAGAACGTCGTGCAATAAAAATATGGCCATCGCAACTTGAATGGCAAAGTAAGGGTGATACATTAACGCTATCGTTTTCATTGCCTAGCGGTTGTTTCGCTACATCCGTACTTAGGGAATGTGTTGAAACCGTTTCCCCCATTCACAGTATTTAG
- the ispF gene encoding 2-C-methyl-D-erythritol 2,4-cyclodiphosphate synthase — translation MRIGHGFDVHKFGGDGPIVIGGVSIDYEQGLVAHSDGDVLLHALCDALLGAAALGDIGKHFPDTDDAYSGADSRVLLRHVIHVVNEKGYTLGNADMTVVAQAPKMAPHIQAMREIIAKDCHCELDAINVKATTTEKLGYTGRKEGIAAHAVVLLEKI, via the coding sequence ATGCGAATAGGACACGGTTTCGACGTTCATAAATTTGGTGGCGACGGCCCCATTGTTATTGGTGGTGTAAGCATTGACTATGAACAAGGCCTAGTCGCCCATTCTGATGGCGACGTATTGCTACATGCCTTATGCGACGCATTACTTGGCGCTGCGGCGCTAGGTGATATAGGTAAGCATTTTCCTGATACCGATGATGCCTATTCAGGTGCCGATAGCCGTGTACTGCTTAGGCATGTTATTCACGTAGTAAATGAAAAAGGCTATACGTTAGGCAACGCTGATATGACCGTAGTGGCGCAAGCTCCCAAAATGGCACCGCACATTCAGGCCATGAGAGAAATCATAGCCAAAGACTGTCATTGCGAGCTTGATGCAATCAACGTGAAAGCTACCACGACTGAAAAATTAGGATATACAGGCAGAAAGGAAGGCATTGCTGCTCACGCGGTAGTGCTGCTGGAAAAGATATGA
- the ispD gene encoding 2-C-methyl-D-erythritol 4-phosphate cytidylyltransferase: MTSSSVVAVIPAAGIGSRMQADRPKQYLTLQGKTILEHTVEILLNHHAIDYLVIAISPHDTYFPSLAIANNPKVKVVEGGNERADSVLNAVNTLPDNTWALVHDAARPCVSTNDITQLLAVMDNEQVAGGILASRVRDTMKRGAASQGADINFPTVLHTESRENLWHALTPQLFPTALLKSALQDGLAACATITDEASAIEYSGHKVALIDSDPANIKITHPGDLPLANFYLHQRQKAQAECE; the protein is encoded by the coding sequence ATGACATCCTCCTCTGTGGTTGCGGTTATTCCCGCAGCTGGAATTGGCAGCCGAATGCAGGCTGATCGCCCCAAGCAGTATTTAACCCTTCAAGGGAAAACGATTCTTGAACACACTGTTGAAATACTGCTTAACCATCACGCCATCGACTACCTTGTTATAGCCATTAGTCCTCACGACACCTACTTCCCTTCTCTTGCCATTGCTAATAACCCGAAGGTGAAAGTGGTAGAGGGTGGCAATGAACGGGCTGACTCTGTGCTAAACGCCGTAAATACCTTGCCAGACAATACTTGGGCACTAGTGCACGATGCCGCGCGTCCTTGCGTAAGTACCAATGATATTACTCAGTTGCTGGCGGTGATGGATAATGAACAGGTAGCGGGCGGCATTTTGGCTTCTCGGGTTCGAGATACTATGAAACGAGGCGCTGCCAGCCAAGGGGCTGATATCAATTTCCCCACTGTTCTTCATACTGAAAGCAGAGAAAACCTATGGCATGCCCTTACGCCCCAGTTGTTTCCTACAGCACTGCTTAAAAGCGCGCTGCAAGATGGCCTTGCCGCATGCGCAACCATTACCGATGAAGCATCAGCCATAGAATACAGCGGACACAAGGTTGCACTTATTGATAGCGACCCGGCAAATATTAAAATAACCCACCCTGGGGATTTACCCTTGGCAAATTTTTACTTACATCAACGACAGAAGGCACAAGCAGAATGCGAATAG
- the ftsB gene encoding cell division protein FtsB, translated as MWQDKWLPIVLITLLGLLQYRLWFGKNSIPDYLSREQEVKTQAQQNANLAQRNALLNADITDLKVGLEAIEERARNELGLIKQGETFYRILPPETK; from the coding sequence GTGTGGCAAGATAAATGGCTTCCTATCGTACTCATCACTCTATTAGGGTTGTTGCAGTATCGGCTATGGTTTGGGAAAAACAGTATTCCTGACTATCTTAGTCGAGAGCAGGAAGTGAAAACTCAAGCGCAGCAAAACGCTAATCTTGCGCAGCGAAACGCCCTGCTAAACGCAGATATCACCGACCTTAAAGTAGGTTTAGAAGCCATTGAAGAGCGCGCTCGCAATGAACTCGGTCTGATTAAGCAAGGGGAAACTTTTTACCGGATTTTACCGCCAGAAACTAAGTGA
- a CDS encoding TIGR03545 family protein has translation MSSDSKGIPIKYWVLGFFVLLILVYVLFANTIIKAVLESKLGESYGAEVNIAEFDHSLYPTTVTLKGIGLTNATKPSHNQVLVGEANADVALMPLLSNQVVVNNLNLLDVQFDQVREHEGEVYRVPESSLSYDEIKAKAKEAVPSVDEMLARNPLKTTAAVAEAKEAYATYSQGLKQDYENLPDKERIDYYKTQVAALKETNYKDPQALIQAKSSLDKLKEEMSADRALISSFTDKASNAKSALSNSVKALKEAPGEDYALLKGVIAGDEAALSQVTYFVFGDKAAEYTEYLMSAMQIVMPLLQGGDTPEEPAADMPSILVKQANVSVLWQNESISSSWQNITNTHSVFGNPTTFTIEAAGDMLKQFTSSGEFWIDESGVDASQVWELAGVNMSNIPVSGNETLNAVMKTALMATTGSMEVVDNKLSGNGKVNLQELVMEATGTSDVTSAIASALQSLSSLSMTMLLDGTLANPGFNIKSDLDNKLAQAAISQLTASQQDKLDELNTKLNAMVAREQDALSGELVDINSMLSAAQGDSGALQELLQSQLSSVVEEQKNKLFDKLKGKLGQGE, from the coding sequence ATGAGCAGTGATAGTAAAGGGATCCCAATCAAGTATTGGGTATTGGGCTTTTTTGTTCTACTTATCTTAGTGTATGTTCTATTTGCTAATACCATTATTAAAGCCGTACTAGAGTCGAAATTAGGCGAGTCTTATGGTGCAGAAGTCAACATTGCCGAATTTGATCACTCTTTATACCCTACCACTGTCACCCTTAAAGGCATTGGCTTAACCAACGCAACTAAGCCCTCGCATAATCAAGTGTTAGTTGGCGAAGCAAATGCTGACGTTGCCCTTATGCCCCTACTATCTAATCAAGTTGTGGTAAACAACCTTAATTTACTTGATGTGCAATTTGACCAAGTTCGCGAGCACGAAGGTGAAGTTTATCGGGTGCCAGAAAGCTCACTGTCTTACGATGAAATTAAAGCAAAAGCCAAAGAGGCCGTGCCTTCTGTAGACGAAATGCTTGCTCGTAACCCCCTTAAAACTACCGCTGCCGTTGCCGAAGCAAAAGAGGCCTACGCCACCTATTCACAAGGCCTAAAGCAAGACTATGAAAACTTGCCTGATAAAGAACGTATCGACTATTACAAAACCCAAGTTGCTGCGCTTAAAGAAACGAATTACAAAGATCCTCAAGCCCTTATTCAAGCTAAGTCATCGTTAGATAAGCTAAAAGAAGAGATGAGTGCAGACCGTGCGCTTATCAGCAGTTTTACCGATAAAGCGTCGAATGCTAAGAGTGCGTTGAGCAACTCGGTTAAAGCGTTAAAAGAAGCGCCCGGAGAAGATTATGCATTACTTAAGGGCGTGATTGCCGGCGATGAAGCGGCCCTATCTCAAGTGACGTACTTCGTATTTGGCGACAAAGCCGCTGAATATACAGAGTATTTGATGTCTGCCATGCAAATTGTGATGCCATTACTTCAAGGCGGAGATACGCCCGAAGAACCTGCAGCCGATATGCCTTCTATTTTGGTGAAGCAAGCTAACGTGTCTGTGCTTTGGCAAAACGAGTCGATAAGCAGTTCGTGGCAGAACATTACCAATACGCACAGTGTGTTTGGTAACCCAACAACCTTTACCATTGAAGCGGCTGGCGACATGCTTAAGCAATTTACCTCAAGCGGTGAATTCTGGATTGATGAAAGTGGCGTAGATGCGAGCCAAGTTTGGGAGCTAGCTGGGGTGAATATGTCGAATATTCCAGTAAGCGGCAATGAAACCCTTAACGCGGTGATGAAAACTGCACTCATGGCAACCACAGGCTCGATGGAAGTGGTTGATAATAAGTTAAGCGGCAACGGGAAAGTTAACTTACAAGAACTAGTGATGGAAGCCACAGGTACAAGCGACGTGACTAGCGCCATTGCTTCTGCACTGCAATCGTTAAGTAGTTTATCGATGACCATGCTACTTGATGGCACCCTTGCTAACCCCGGGTTTAACATTAAGTCAGATTTAGACAACAAATTGGCTCAAGCCGCGATTTCTCAGCTCACCGCGTCTCAGCAAGATAAGCTTGATGAACTTAATACCAAGCTAAATGCGATGGTTGCTCGTGAACAAGATGCCCTTTCTGGTGAATTGGTTGATATTAACTCAATGCTAAGTGCGGCACAGGGCGACAGCGGCGCCTTACAAGAATTGCTTCAAAGCCAATTGAGCAGTGTGGTTGAAGAACAAAAGAATAAATTGTTCGACAAACTAAAAGGTAAATTAGGGCAAGGTGAATAA
- a CDS encoding methyl-accepting chemotaxis protein, with the protein MWLRNFSLIQRLSIIVALTALLFLVLTGAVLNQHYKALKEKSYKENQHLVEVVHTLLASFESLEGVDEEAAKQQALTAVSRLRYDESNYFWIQDATPAMVMHPIKPSLNGQDLRGFKDGNGKAFFVEMAQLVKSSGSGFVDYVWPLPGEETPVDKISYVKEFKPWGWTVGSGIYLSTLEAEYAHLRNLLIIICIISVLLVVALIFYIGGSIVKPVHEVTERMKDIAMGDGDLTRSLPESGQDEITRLARYFNEYTNKMRHSLLGIRENITALTQQAVLVETVSQDSNGQAQSQNENMMQVAVAMEQMTTQIQQVSQNADTAETSTSGARANVEQGTRVVESTVSDIHSLTSNIESVSHVVTELAEQTNSIGAVLDVIRGIADQTNLLALNAAIEAARAGEQGRGFAVVADEVRTLASRTGQSTDEIQAMIEKLQSNAKAAVDAVQVSQNASTTTVDNAIKANDSLKEADRLMNEIAGMSSQIARATEQQAEAANEANIRINALSGAADNSLKTADQLASASQALKTSCVAIKEIASKFKL; encoded by the coding sequence ATGTGGTTACGCAATTTTAGTTTAATTCAAAGGCTCAGTATCATTGTCGCGCTGACGGCGCTGTTGTTTTTGGTGCTAACCGGTGCGGTATTAAACCAGCACTACAAGGCGCTCAAAGAAAAGTCGTATAAAGAAAATCAACACCTGGTAGAAGTTGTTCATACCTTGCTTGCAAGCTTTGAATCCTTGGAAGGAGTAGATGAAGAGGCCGCTAAACAACAGGCGCTGACCGCAGTTAGCCGCCTTAGATACGATGAGAGCAACTATTTTTGGATTCAAGATGCTACCCCTGCCATGGTCATGCACCCTATCAAACCATCGCTTAACGGGCAGGATTTACGAGGTTTTAAGGATGGCAACGGTAAAGCGTTTTTTGTGGAAATGGCGCAACTGGTTAAGTCTTCAGGTAGTGGCTTTGTTGATTACGTATGGCCACTTCCGGGGGAAGAAACGCCGGTAGACAAAATTTCGTATGTTAAAGAATTCAAACCATGGGGATGGACCGTCGGCTCTGGTATTTACTTATCTACCCTTGAAGCTGAGTACGCCCACTTACGCAATTTACTTATCATTATTTGTATTATTAGCGTGTTATTGGTCGTGGCGCTTATCTTCTATATTGGCGGCAGTATTGTTAAGCCTGTCCATGAAGTCACTGAACGAATGAAAGATATTGCTATGGGAGATGGCGATTTAACCCGGTCACTTCCTGAATCAGGCCAAGATGAAATTACCAGACTTGCGCGTTACTTCAATGAATACACCAATAAAATGCGGCATTCTTTGTTAGGTATACGTGAAAACATCACCGCCCTTACCCAGCAAGCGGTGCTCGTTGAAACCGTTAGCCAAGATAGCAATGGTCAAGCGCAAAGTCAGAATGAAAACATGATGCAAGTTGCCGTAGCCATGGAGCAAATGACCACACAAATACAACAAGTCAGTCAGAATGCAGATACTGCTGAAACCAGTACCAGTGGTGCCCGAGCCAATGTAGAACAAGGCACCCGCGTGGTAGAAAGTACCGTGAGTGATATTCACTCTTTAACGTCAAATATTGAAAGTGTGAGCCATGTAGTAACCGAGCTTGCTGAACAAACTAATAGTATTGGCGCAGTACTAGACGTTATTCGTGGCATTGCTGATCAAACCAACTTACTTGCACTTAATGCGGCGATTGAGGCTGCTCGCGCGGGAGAGCAAGGCAGAGGATTTGCAGTCGTAGCCGATGAGGTTCGTACCTTAGCCAGTCGAACAGGCCAAAGTACCGATGAAATTCAAGCGATGATTGAAAAGCTACAAAGCAACGCAAAAGCCGCAGTAGATGCGGTGCAAGTCAGTCAAAATGCTTCAACAACTACGGTAGACAATGCAATTAAAGCGAACGATAGCTTAAAAGAAGCCGACCGACTTATGAATGAAATTGCAGGTATGAGTAGTCAAATAGCCCGTGCGACAGAGCAACAGGCCGAAGCTGCCAATGAAGCCAACATTCGTATCAATGCATTATCGGGTGCAGCGGATAACAGTTTAAAAACAGCGGATCAATTAGCCAGTGCCAGTCAGGCACTTAAAACAAGCTGTGTGGCTATAAAAGAAATTGCCAGCAAATTTAAACTTTAG
- the putA gene encoding bifunctional proline dehydrogenase/L-glutamate gamma-semialdehyde dehydrogenase PutA: MLINDTLHTTSPLRQRIRDYYRISESVAVDQILPIAEVNPRARSRAWERARKMVLQIRRDQEGHGGVDALLNEYSLSTSEGVVLMCLAEALLRVPDGDTQDELIRDKLSKGQWTPHLGNSDSLFVNASAWGLLFTGNMVNYADKRKKEQFGLLKKTLGRLGEPVIRRAMNIAMRVMGRQFVMGETIKDAVERAKEKETKGYVYSYDMLGEGARTMEDADRYYDSYVKAIEVIGKAANGRGPKRSPGISVKLSAIHPRFEFLHRERAMRDIPPRLKALCMLAKEYDIGLTVDAEEADRLELSLDIIEAVFRDEDLNGWTGFGLAVQAYQKRAIHVIEHLRVLSLEVGRSLMVRLVKGAYWDTEIKLTQQAGLEEFPVFTRKSSTDVSYHACANRLLEYRDTLYPQFATHNAYSASVIIELAGDDKEGFEFQCLHGMGDTLYDKVVTEEKIQCRVYAPVGEHEDLLAYLVRRLLENGANSSFVNAIVDDEKPVESLLEDPVEKTQRLKVRFNKLIKTPRGLYAPERDNSRGLDLTDVNAVNALQHELERWQEFYSVTDGVPEGATAVRNPMNHNDVVGYHYYAQPDDMRKALDDADAGFDAWSKRDVSERAEILNRSADALERHMAELIAICMREAGKVAQDSIDEVREAVDFCRYYAARAQELAEDKRLLPRGVVLCISPWNFPLAIFLGQVSAALVTGNTVIAKPAEQTSMVAKRAVDIMQSVGLPEDALKLIIAPGKEVGETLLSDERIKAVMFTGSTQTGTLISQELANRGGEQVPLIAETGGQNCMIVDSTALPEQVVDDVIHSGFQSAGQRCSALRVLFVQEEIADDLISMLTGAMKELTIGDPTMLATDVGPVIDEKALKSLTDHVEFMEGKGKLLYRNELPKGTENGTFFPPTLYQIDNLDVLEKEVFGPVVHLVRFKSKELDDVLAQINSTGYGLTMGIHSRIEERAYELAAKSRAGNVYINRNMIGAIVGVQPFGGRGLSGTGPKAGGPNYLPRLMMERATPKPTLIDDVDGTDNALVGDDKIAERAHVVMDQAKEVEAQWRHMALNDRISMVRQLLAKIAKVDIVDDLADDLNRTLATARQQLTSVERKLAKPTELPGPTGESNKLYLEPRGTLVCFADKGVSFEYWMLSIVTALATGNTVVSVVSEIFYEEAIEIQNKFEATGAPKGVFQVARLGHFDALLMDEDLAGVVVDSSTERTARITAMLSSREGAILPVITAEYNDKLIQRLMTEKTISIDTTASGGNTSLMTLVEDDE; encoded by the coding sequence ATGCTCATTAACGACACACTTCATACTACATCTCCCCTACGCCAGCGCATTCGAGACTACTATCGAATTAGTGAGTCTGTGGCTGTGGATCAAATTTTACCGATTGCTGAGGTAAACCCTCGCGCCAGAAGTCGAGCGTGGGAACGCGCCCGTAAAATGGTACTGCAAATTCGTCGTGACCAAGAGGGTCATGGTGGCGTGGATGCACTGTTAAACGAGTATTCATTATCCACCTCTGAAGGTGTGGTATTGATGTGTTTGGCCGAAGCCTTGTTGCGTGTGCCCGATGGCGATACGCAAGACGAACTTATTCGCGACAAATTATCTAAAGGGCAGTGGACGCCACACCTTGGTAATTCAGATTCTTTATTCGTGAACGCTTCAGCATGGGGCTTATTGTTTACCGGTAATATGGTGAATTATGCCGACAAGCGTAAGAAGGAACAGTTTGGCCTGTTGAAGAAAACCTTGGGTCGCTTAGGTGAGCCGGTTATTCGCCGCGCAATGAATATCGCTATGCGCGTAATGGGCCGTCAGTTCGTTATGGGTGAAACCATCAAAGATGCGGTAGAGCGTGCTAAGGAAAAAGAAACCAAAGGCTATGTATATTCCTACGACATGCTGGGCGAAGGCGCTCGCACTATGGAAGATGCAGACCGTTATTATGATTCTTACGTTAAAGCTATTGAAGTGATTGGTAAAGCGGCTAACGGCCGTGGACCTAAGCGCTCACCAGGTATTTCAGTTAAGTTGTCGGCAATACATCCACGCTTTGAGTTCTTACACAGAGAGCGCGCAATGCGTGATATTCCGCCGCGCTTAAAAGCCTTGTGTATGTTGGCTAAAGAGTACGATATTGGCTTAACGGTTGACGCTGAAGAAGCTGACCGTTTAGAGCTTTCCCTCGATATCATTGAAGCGGTATTCCGTGATGAAGATTTAAACGGATGGACTGGCTTTGGTTTAGCGGTTCAAGCCTATCAAAAACGTGCTATTCATGTAATTGAACATTTACGCGTGCTTTCATTAGAAGTTGGCCGTTCATTAATGGTGCGGTTGGTAAAAGGCGCTTACTGGGATACGGAAATTAAGCTTACCCAACAAGCGGGCTTAGAAGAATTCCCTGTGTTTACCCGTAAGTCATCTACCGATGTGTCTTACCATGCTTGTGCAAACCGATTACTAGAATACCGCGATACTTTGTACCCGCAATTTGCTACTCACAATGCCTACTCTGCATCAGTGATTATTGAACTGGCAGGAGATGATAAAGAAGGATTTGAGTTCCAGTGCTTACACGGCATGGGTGATACGTTGTACGACAAAGTAGTGACTGAAGAGAAAATTCAGTGCCGTGTTTATGCGCCGGTAGGCGAGCACGAAGACTTATTAGCTTACCTTGTACGCCGTTTGCTAGAGAATGGGGCTAACTCTTCATTCGTTAACGCCATTGTTGATGATGAAAAACCGGTAGAGTCATTACTTGAAGATCCGGTAGAGAAAACCCAACGACTGAAAGTGCGTTTCAACAAGCTGATTAAAACGCCACGGGGTTTATATGCCCCTGAACGTGACAACTCTCGCGGGTTAGATTTAACCGATGTAAACGCGGTGAATGCACTTCAACATGAACTAGAGCGCTGGCAAGAATTTTATAGTGTAACTGATGGTGTGCCGGAGGGCGCAACGGCAGTACGTAACCCAATGAATCATAACGATGTGGTGGGTTACCACTATTACGCACAACCTGATGATATGCGTAAAGCGCTAGATGATGCAGATGCGGGCTTCGACGCGTGGTCTAAGCGCGATGTGTCGGAACGTGCTGAAATTCTTAACCGTTCAGCCGACGCCCTAGAGCGTCACATGGCAGAGCTTATTGCTATTTGTATGCGTGAAGCGGGCAAAGTCGCGCAAGACAGTATTGATGAAGTACGTGAAGCGGTGGATTTTTGTCGCTACTACGCCGCTCGTGCTCAAGAACTTGCTGAAGATAAGCGCTTGTTACCTCGTGGTGTTGTACTTTGTATTAGCCCGTGGAACTTCCCGCTAGCAATATTTTTAGGTCAGGTATCAGCAGCATTGGTTACCGGAAACACGGTTATTGCTAAACCTGCTGAACAAACCAGCATGGTAGCGAAACGGGCTGTGGATATTATGCAGTCGGTAGGCTTACCTGAAGACGCTTTGAAACTCATAATTGCACCAGGTAAAGAAGTGGGCGAAACCCTACTTTCCGATGAACGCATTAAAGCGGTTATGTTTACCGGTTCTACCCAAACTGGCACGCTTATCTCACAAGAACTGGCCAACCGAGGTGGTGAGCAAGTGCCGTTAATCGCTGAGACCGGTGGGCAAAACTGCATGATTGTGGATTCAACCGCCCTACCAGAGCAGGTCGTTGACGATGTTATTCATTCTGGTTTCCAAAGTGCGGGGCAACGCTGTTCAGCCCTTCGCGTATTATTCGTGCAAGAAGAAATTGCAGATGATCTCATCAGCATGTTAACCGGAGCCATGAAAGAATTAACCATTGGCGACCCAACCATGTTAGCAACTGATGTAGGCCCTGTTATTGATGAGAAAGCACTGAAGAGCCTAACCGACCATGTAGAGTTTATGGAAGGAAAAGGAAAACTGCTTTATCGCAACGAACTTCCAAAAGGCACCGAAAACGGCACCTTTTTCCCTCCTACGCTTTATCAAATTGATAACTTGGATGTATTAGAAAAAGAAGTCTTTGGCCCAGTGGTGCATTTAGTACGCTTTAAATCGAAAGAGCTAGACGACGTACTGGCGCAAATCAATAGCACGGGTTATGGCCTAACGATGGGTATTCATTCGCGTATTGAAGAACGTGCATACGAACTTGCTGCGAAAAGCCGTGCAGGTAATGTTTATATTAACCGCAACATGATTGGCGCTATTGTTGGTGTACAACCATTTGGTGGTCGTGGATTGTCTGGTACGGGACCAAAAGCCGGTGGGCCTAACTACTTGCCGCGTTTGATGATGGAACGTGCTACACCAAAACCCACGTTGATTGACGATGTTGATGGTACTGATAACGCGTTGGTCGGTGATGATAAAATTGCCGAACGTGCGCATGTGGTAATGGATCAAGCCAAAGAAGTTGAAGCCCAGTGGCGTCATATGGCCTTAAATGATCGTATCTCTATGGTACGTCAGTTACTGGCTAAAATTGCCAAGGTCGACATTGTTGACGACCTGGCCGACGATTTAAATCGCACCTTGGCCACTGCCCGTCAGCAGTTAACCAGTGTTGAGCGTAAGTTAGCGAAACCCACAGAACTTCCTGGCCCAACGGGTGAATCTAACAAACTGTACCTAGAACCTAGAGGCACCTTGGTATGTTTCGCAGATAAGGGGGTATCGTTCGAGTATTGGATGCTGTCAATCGTGACCGCACTTGCCACAGGAAACACGGTTGTGTCGGTTGTATCTGAAATCTTCTATGAAGAAGCCATTGAGATTCAAAATAAGTTTGAAGCGACCGGTGCGCCTAAAGGGGTATTCCAAGTAGCGCGATTAGGTCACTTCGATGCCTTGTTAATGGATGAAGATTTAGCGGGTGTTGTTGTTGATTCAAGTACAGAGCGTACCGCTCGTATTACTGCGATGCTGTCTTCGCGTGAAGGCGCTATTTTGCCAGTTATTACTGCTGAATATAACGATAAGTTGATTCAGCGTTTAATGACAGAAAAAACCATTAGTATCGATACTACGGCATCGGGTGGTAATACATCTCTCATGACGTTAGTGGAAGACGATGAGTAA